TCAAGTTCATCAGTGGTAACATCGAATTTGATATGAGTTATATTTTTATGTTGCAATTCTTCATCTGTTCTCGATGCAACAAATACGTTATGCGTTTCTTGTAATTCTTTAACCATAGAAAGCCCAATACCATGAGACCCACCAATTAATAATATATTTTTCATTTAAAATGATTTAAGTTGAAGTTCATTAGGGATGGAATCTACAGTACCGAAAAGCTCTTTCAATTTGTCTTCTCTGAACTTAAATATTTCCATCAACTGTTTTTTTACGATAATAGGGTGTGCTAACTGACCTAAAATTCCGAAAGGAATTTTATAATCTATAATATCTTCCATAATAACACCTTCATCTATTTCATTGATAAAGTGCTTATGGTGCCAAAGTGCATATGGTCCAAATCTTTGTTCATCTACAAAATAATTGCCTTGATCTACGTGGGTTATTTCAGTTACCCATTTTGTAGTATACCCAGGAAAGGGGGATACTTTATATTGTATAATCTGCCCGGGAAACATTTCTCTATCTGCTCCTGAAAGAATATTGAAACCCATATGCTCAGGAGTAATGACCTTCAAATTTGCTGGGTCAGATAAAAACTCCCACGCTTGTTTTTTGCCAATAGGCAAGGCTTGTTTTGAATGTAATTGATATAATTTCATGTAAGCACATTTAGTAAAGATAGACACTTAAATGTCTAACAATATTCAAAAATAGTTAAACAATATTTAAAATGCTTTGTTATATCCTTAAAAATTAACTTTATCGATTAAATTGAATTTAGGTCACTTAAATACAGGTGATTAACATTATTCTAGCTTATTTTGCAACAATGAAACTTTTTGTTCAACAGTTGGGGCTTATTATTATATTCATTTGTACAGCAGCTTTAGCTGCGCAAGAGAATGTGCAAACTGTTGGCGAACTGCCTAATGATGTATTTGAAACATCTGGATTGATATACTTTAATGGCAATTTTATAACCCATAATGATTCTGGTAACGAAGCCGTACTTTATGAGTTGGATACATTGACGCTTTCTATAC
Above is a window of Maribacter aquivivus DNA encoding:
- a CDS encoding SRPBCC family protein — encoded protein: MKLYQLHSKQALPIGKKQAWEFLSDPANLKVITPEHMGFNILSGADREMFPGQIIQYKVSPFPGYTTKWVTEITHVDQGNYFVDEQRFGPYALWHHKHFINEIDEGVIMEDIIDYKIPFGILGQLAHPIIVKKQLMEIFKFREDKLKELFGTVDSIPNELQLKSF